In Bradyrhizobium lablabi, one DNA window encodes the following:
- the ilvD gene encoding dihydroxy-acid dehydratase: protein MDAKTSIKKRLPSRHVTEGPERAPHRSYLYAMGLTTKQIHQPFVGVASCWNEAAPCNIALMRQAQAVKKGVVSAGGTPREFCTITVTDGIAMGHDGMRSSLPSRECIADSVELTIRGHAYDALVGLAGCDKSLPGMMMAMVRLNVPSIFIYGGSILPGNFRGQQVTVQDMFEAVGKHSVGEMSDADLDEIERVACPSAGACGAQFTANTMATVSEAIGLALPYSAGAPAPYEIRDAFCMTAGEKVMELIAANIRPRDIVTRKALENAAAVVAASGGSTNAALHLPAIAHECGIKFNLFDVAEIFKKTPYVADLKPGGRYVAKDMFEAGGIPLLMKTLLDNGHLHGDCLTVTGRTIAENLTSVKWNPHQDVVRSADKPITVTGGVVGLKGNLAPEGAIVKVAGMSNLKFTGPARCFDCEEDAFESVRNRTYKEGEVIVIRYEGPRGGPGMREMLSTTAALTGQGMGGKIALITDGRFSGATRGFCIGHVGPEAAVGGPIAQLQDGDIIEIDAVVGTLNVKLTDAELAERKTKWKPRATNHTSGALWKYAQQVGPAVDGAVTHPGGSHEKQCYADI, encoded by the coding sequence GCATCGCTCCTATCTCTATGCCATGGGGCTGACCACCAAGCAGATTCACCAGCCATTTGTGGGTGTTGCATCGTGCTGGAACGAGGCCGCGCCGTGCAATATCGCGCTGATGCGCCAGGCCCAGGCGGTCAAGAAGGGCGTAGTGTCGGCCGGCGGCACCCCGCGGGAATTCTGCACCATCACCGTCACCGACGGCATCGCCATGGGCCATGACGGCATGCGCTCATCGCTGCCGTCGCGCGAATGCATCGCCGATTCCGTCGAATTGACCATACGCGGCCATGCCTACGACGCGCTGGTTGGTCTCGCCGGCTGCGACAAATCGCTGCCGGGCATGATGATGGCGATGGTCCGGCTCAACGTGCCTTCGATCTTCATCTATGGCGGCTCGATCCTGCCCGGCAATTTCCGGGGCCAGCAGGTCACCGTGCAGGACATGTTCGAGGCGGTCGGCAAGCATTCGGTCGGCGAGATGTCGGATGCTGATTTGGACGAAATCGAGCGGGTGGCGTGCCCGTCGGCCGGCGCGTGCGGCGCACAATTCACCGCCAACACCATGGCGACGGTGTCCGAAGCCATTGGACTGGCGCTGCCCTATTCGGCCGGCGCGCCCGCGCCTTACGAAATCCGCGACGCCTTCTGCATGACCGCGGGTGAGAAGGTGATGGAGCTGATCGCTGCCAATATCCGCCCGCGCGACATCGTCACGCGGAAGGCGCTGGAAAACGCCGCCGCTGTCGTGGCCGCCTCCGGCGGGTCGACGAATGCTGCGCTGCACCTGCCCGCGATCGCCCATGAATGCGGGATTAAATTCAATTTGTTCGATGTCGCCGAAATCTTCAAAAAGACACCATATGTCGCGGATTTGAAGCCCGGTGGCCGTTATGTTGCCAAAGACATGTTCGAAGCTGGCGGCATACCGCTTCTGATGAAGACGCTGCTCGACAACGGCCATTTGCACGGGGATTGCCTTACCGTCACCGGCCGCACGATCGCTGAAAACCTCACGAGCGTGAAATGGAATCCGCACCAGGATGTGGTGCGGTCCGCCGACAAGCCGATCACCGTCACTGGCGGTGTGGTCGGCTTGAAGGGGAATCTTGCGCCCGAGGGCGCGATCGTGAAGGTCGCGGGTATGTCGAATTTGAAATTTACCGGACCGGCCCGCTGCTTCGATTGCGAAGAGGATGCGTTCGAATCGGTCCGCAACCGGACCTACAAAGAGGGCGAGGTCATCGTGATCCGCTATGAGGGGCCGCGCGGCGGTCCCGGGATGCGCGAGATGCTCTCGACCACGGCGGCGCTGACCGGGCAGGGCATGGGCGGCAAGATCGCGCTGATCACCGACGGCCGGTTTTCCGGGGCAACCCGCGGCTTCTGCATCGGCCATGTCGGGCCGGAGGCGGCGGTGGGCGGGCCGATCGCGCAGTTGCAGGATGGAGACATCATCGAGATCGACGCCGTGGTCGGGACTCTTAACGTAAAGTTGACCGATGCTGAGTTGGCTGAGCGCAAGACCAAATGGAAGCCTCGCGCGACCAATCATACATCAGGTGCACTTTGGAAATATGCCCAACAGGTGGGGCCGGCGGTAGATGGCGCTGTAACCCATCCGGGCGGGTCGCACGAGAAACAGTGTTATGCGGATATCTAG
- a CDS encoding tetratricopeptide repeat protein has product MRISRRAIFALILAAPVAAPGFAFDGAPAASQDATIPVVSAQPGAGAAAALKKVIAPAAPDTTSLTSLQYAAEGGHPVAQWKLGRMYADGDGVAQDDLRAFEYFSRIANAHAEDSPSAPQAAIVANAFVALGRYYLNGIPNSKVKSDPERAREMFSYAASYFGNADAQYDLARLYLHGAGTSRDDFRYGARWLGLAAQKGQHQAQALLGQMLFNGDQLPRQAARGLMWLTLARDSAAPDETWIKESYNKAIAKASEDDRAMALQMLEHWVQGRRD; this is encoded by the coding sequence ATGCGGATATCTAGGCGTGCCATTTTTGCGTTGATTTTAGCCGCGCCGGTGGCGGCTCCCGGATTCGCCTTCGACGGCGCGCCCGCCGCCTCCCAGGATGCCACGATCCCCGTCGTTTCAGCTCAGCCTGGCGCTGGCGCCGCCGCCGCGCTGAAGAAGGTCATTGCCCCGGCCGCGCCCGACACCACCTCGCTGACCTCGTTGCAATATGCCGCCGAAGGCGGTCATCCCGTCGCGCAATGGAAATTGGGCCGGATGTATGCCGATGGTGACGGCGTCGCCCAGGACGATCTGCGTGCGTTTGAATATTTCAGCCGCATCGCCAATGCGCATGCCGAGGACAGCCCGTCGGCGCCGCAGGCCGCGATCGTCGCCAACGCCTTTGTCGCGCTCGGGCGGTATTACCTCAATGGCATCCCCAACTCGAAGGTGAAATCCGATCCGGAGCGGGCGCGGGAGATGTTCTCCTATGCTGCGTCTTATTTCGGCAATGCCGACGCGCAATACGATCTGGCGCGGCTCTATCTGCACGGTGCCGGCACCTCGCGGGATGATTTCCGCTATGGCGCGCGCTGGCTCGGGCTTGCGGCGCAAAAGGGCCAGCACCAGGCGCAGGCCTTGCTCGGCCAGATGCTGTTCAACGGCGACCAGTTGCCGCGCCAGGCAGCGCGCGGCCTCATGTGGCTGACGCTGGCGCGCGACAGCGCCGCGCCGGACGAGACCTGGATCAAGGAAAGCTACAACAAGGCGATCGCTAAGGCGTCCGAGGACGACCGCGCGATGGCGCTGCAGATGCTCGAGCACTGGGTGCAGGGCCGGCGGGATTGA